In a genomic window of Carassius gibelio isolate Cgi1373 ecotype wild population from Czech Republic chromosome A3, carGib1.2-hapl.c, whole genome shotgun sequence:
- the LOC127946022 gene encoding interferon-induced very large GTPase 1 isoform X3, which translates to MKGGLEKEPTQYEDKDQISLENINKLLSRLKLSDESSYKLRPRYFLQVAPSIQRHEPCNEKNLVQTYIQGLLMADYKTRYIPIEDKSEALKQKGTMVSDMVGGNAFEKIFKRPAPVGGKIQPIHPMDIQMAVFHCADSFLRQLMVTKLSQCQYALPLLVPNPFTQEIEFPLWTFRQFKKSWKSHNENIIKNQTIYKAETPMIAFFRFSAVSSSKSELMNNLINERHDTFFHRHCRGSTKSRLLMDGVVEIAWYCPSGEKTDKFPDCIAFCNLHGDAQDNETQLQILTKESSINVVLLPNLEESDKSMTIIETLYNSTKPLICLLTEEDSVVSKVQEGKYTIGLNKRSRSDISEELRGIINECLSKSLSVFKLESMGEDSEIIVDEKDDYCRRGKEAAEQMIRLLKTKEMSKIKETFLPCQGKLWHDWCLKSKELHRPQGDNIEMHNSQKQTEMHKIREQQKEFGLSEFSKMFIEKLNTINADEKMYFLKWLGILLDEYTSKDLCKLHHEYYEKWSKVLDLKKEHDKSEQLTIEQIHLEKLSEKLNAATFGLEHILREIGQIYESNISANKKNKGSGCKLDVRPLPQFAAELMISGYPLELMDGDAAHVPLIWVQAVLGELIKMLGDPKVFVLSILGIQSTGKSTMLNAMFGLQFAVSAGRCTKGAFMQLVKVSEELKKQLNFDYILVVDTEGLHALELPCRSSRHHDNEMATFVVGLGNMTLINIFGENPAEMQDILQIVVQAFLRMKKVQLNPSCMFVHQNVGDITAGEKNMVGKKHLQEKLDEMTQLAAKEEVCGAECFSDVIEFNIKTDVRYFAQLWEGSPPMAPPNPCYSENVQELKSTILSRASQYKGLTLSQFKDRIGDLWNALLNENFVFSFKNTLEIATYRKLEEEYTKWTWSLRSAMLEIEDKLHNRINNRQLHKVESRDLEKEMAETNEEVKTSMRHYFEEHKERDTLIQWELKFQEKIKHLHWELVRDAKVKLENIIYQREALIKLVGEKTLHERKLLEKSKELALRLKQKGLDEKELKAQFDSVWETWVSRLTGDAKPFDDPNIESDIITIISEIHEKALVRDRLNKYELLYQITDFTTYVNPIRKSWMSKTFGLPPEEQESIQKLLKSIFHKTVNQVSSKPVAKMGYNKSYIQEIAKLVKMNVGNHKCINAQYEFKKEFTVDLTISACQWAGERFAKLHQEFRNTNDPLIYLERKKPEYYSVFQGFCKGAKSVTVFGALICSELKTPILQSAYNKTANDLAGEMRTNIPAFKGNRSNLEKHILKALAEEEDFAKFIKYIHFPRDHFEDFIKAEVKSYITGQNSSALAMIKEKIKHKGQCVITAAETATAKVMNKTGDANMWLEIFSDCLKDELEYSKDHLTGNCCQDITDFELLVEVVKRELPPIIAELNRDLTMPSDIKMVMFREPPDEFLIKHFCQCCWVQCPFCKVVCVNTMEDHLGDHIAPFHRNCGMRGMIYKGTNNLCLSFCTSSVASDGYFYPDSQTEDTVLWKEYRTAGPEFENWSITPDLSELPYWKWFVCRFQADLEKYYNKTFNGCGKIPNEWRTYTKEQAIESLEKYL; encoded by the coding sequence ATGAAAGGAGGACTGGAAAAAGAACCAACCCAATATGAAGACAAGGATCAAATCAGTTTGGAAAACATCAATAAGCTCTTGAGTAGACTCAAACTCAGTGATGAAAGCTCTTACAAACTGAGGCCAAGATACTTTCTGCAGGTAGCTCCATCAATACAACGGCATGAACCTTGTAATGAGAAGAATTTGGTTCAAACTTACATACAAGGACTTCTGATGGCAGATTACAAAACAAGATATATTCCAATAGAAGACAAAAGTGAGGCACTTAAACAGAAAGGAACCATGGTTTCTGATATGGTTGGGGGTAATGCATTCGAAAAAATTTTCAAGAGACCTGCACCTGTTGGAGGCAAAATACAGCCCATTCACCCAATGGACATTCAGATGGCAGTGTTTCACTGTGCAGATAGTTTCCTTCGTCAACTTATGGTAACAAAACTTTCACAATGTCAGTATGCTCTTCCTCTGCTTGTACCCAATCCGTTTACCCAAGAGATTGAATTTCCATTGTGGACTTTCAGACAATTTAAGAAAAGCTGGAAGTCACACAATGAAAACATCATTAAAAACCAGACAATCTACAAGGCTGAGACACCTATGATTGCCTTTTTCAGGTTTTCAGCCGTTTCTTCTTCCAAGTCTGAATTAATGAACAACTTGATCAATGAACGGCATGACACGTTCTTTCACAGACACTGCCGTGGAAGCACCAAATCCCGTCTGCTGATGGATGGTGTGGTTGAGATCGCCTGGTACTGCCCGTCCGGAGAGAAAACTGATAAATTCCCAGATTGTATTGCCTTCTGTAATCTTCATGGCGATGCACAAGATAATGAGACACAGCTGCAAATTCTGACTAAAGAGTCCTCAATAAATGTAGTGCTTCTGCCAAATCTTGAAGAGAGTGACAAAAGTATGACAATAATAGAAACTCTCTACAACAGCACAAAGCCTCTCATTTGCCTTCTGACTGAAGAAGACTCAGTGGTTTCCAAGGTACAGGAAGGTAAATATACAATTGGCTTGAATAAGAGAAGTAGATCAGATATATCAGAGGAACTTAGAGGAATCATCAATGAGTGCCTCTCGAAATCACTGTCAGTTTTCAAGCTTGAGAGTATGGGTGAAGATTCAGAAATCATAGTGGATGAGAAAGATGACTACTGCAGAAGAGGAAAAGAGGCAGCAGAGCAGATGATAAGACTACTGAAGACAAAAGAAATGTCCAAAATCAAAGAAACATTTCTGCCTTGTCAGGGAAAACTATGGCATGACTGGTGTCTAAAGAGCAAAGAACTACATCGACCTCAAGGAGATAACATTGAAATGCATAATAGCCAGAAACAAACAGAAATGCACAAAATCCGTGAGCAGCAGAAAGAATTTGGCCTCAGTGAATTCTCGAAGATGTTTATTGAAAAACTAAATACCATAAATGCGGATGAGAAGATGTATTTCCTTAAATGGCTGGGGATTCTCCTAGATGAGTACACTTCGAAAGATCTATGCAAGCTTCATCATGAGTATTATGAAAAATGGTCAAAAGTGCTGGATTTGAAAAAGGAACATGATAAATCTGAGCAACTGACAATAGAACAGATACATCTAGAAAAGCTATCAGAAAAGCTGAATGCAGCCACATTTGGCTTGGAGCACATACTAAGAGAGATTGGCCAGATATATGAATCAAATATTTCTGCGAACAAGAAAAATAAAGGATCTGGATGTAAACTAGATGTCAGGCCACTTCCACAGTTTGCTGCAGAGCTCATGATCTCCGGATACCCACTGGAGCTGATGGATGGTGATGCAGCTCATGTGCCTCTCATTTGGGTTCAGGCGGTTCTAGGTGAACTTATTAAAATGCTGGGTGACCCGAAAGTATTTGTGTTGTCAATTTTGGGAATCCAGAGCACTGGAAAATCTACCATGCTGAATGCCATGTTTGGATTGCAGTTTGCAGTCAGTGCTGGTAGATGCACCAAAGGAGCCTTCATGCAGCTGGTCAAGGTGTCTGAGGAACTAAAAAAACAGTTAAATTTCGACTACATTCTTGTTGTAGACACTGAGGGTCTTCATGCTCTAGAGTTACCTTGCAGGTCATCAAGACATCATGATAATGAAATGGCAACATTTGTGGTCGGTCTTGGAAACATGACATTGATCAACATTTTTGGTGAGAATCCAGCTGAGATGCAAGACATCCTTCAAATTGTTGTTCAAGCCTTCCTGAGGATGAAAAAGGTACAACTGAACCCCAGCTGCATGTTTGTACATCAGAACGTTGGAGACATCACAGCGGGCGAGAAGAACATGGTAGGGAAAAAACACTTGCAGGAAAAACTAGATGAGATGACTCAACTAGCTGCTAAAGAAGAAGTCTGTGGCGCAgaatgttttagtgacgtcattgaATTTAATATAAAGACTGATGTGAGGTACTTTGCCCAGCTCTGGGAAGGCAGCCCACCCATGGCACCACCCAATCCATGTTACAGTGAAAATGTGCAGGAGCTTAAGAGCACTATTCTTTCCCGTGCCTCACAATATAAAGGTTTGACACTGTCTCAATTCAAAGATCGTATTGGAGACCTCTGGAATGCTCTTCTGAATGAAAACTTTGTTTTCAGCTTCAAGAATACTTTGGAGATTGCAACATACAGAAAATTAGAAGAGGAGTACACAAAATGGACCTGGAGTCTCAGAAGTGCCATGCTGGAGATTGAAGACAAATTGCACAACAGAATCAACAACAGGCAGCTTCACAAAGTTGAGAGTCGAGACTTGGAAAAGGAGATGGCAGAGACCAATGAAGAGGTAAAAACATCCATGAGACATTACTTTGAAGAACACAAAGAAAGGGATACGTTGATTCAGTGGGAATtgaaatttcaagaaaaaatcAAGCACTTGCATTGGGAGCTTGTGAGGGATGCAAAAGTAAAACTAGAGAACATCATCTATCAAAGGGAAGCTCTCATTAAACTGGTTGGAGAGAAAACTCTGCATGAGCGAAAACTccttgaaaaaagcaaagaactTGCATTAAGACTTAAACAAAAAGGTCTAGATGAGAAAGAGTTGAAGGCACAGTTTGATTCTGTGTGGGAAACATGGGTCTCTCGGTTGACAGGGGATGCTAAACCTTTTGATGATCCTAACATAGAAAGTGacataattacaataatatcTGAAATTCATGAAAAAGCACTTGTGCGTGacagattaaataaatatgaactcCTATATCAAATCACCGATTTTACCACATATGTAAATCCCATCAGAAAATCCTGGATGAGCAAAACCTTTGGCCTTCCACCAGAAGAACAAGAGTCAATACAAAAACTGTTGAAAAGTatttttcataaaactgtgaatCAGGTGTCGTCAAAACCAGTTGCAAAGATGGGATACAACAAAAGCTACATTCAAGAAATTGCTAAGCTTGTAAAAATGAATGTCGGAAACCACAAGTGCATAAACGCACAATATGAATTCAAGAAAGAGTTCACAGTTGACCTGACAATCAGTGCTTGTCAGTGGGCAGGTGAGAGGTTTGCCAAGCTCCATCAGGAGTTCAGAAACACCAATGATCCCTTGATTTATTTAGAGAGAAAGAAACCAGAATACTACAGCGTGTTCCAGGGATTCTGCAAAGGTGCCAAATCTGTGACAGTATTTGGAGCCTTGATTTGTAGTGAGCTGAAAACCCCCATTCTCCAGAGTGCCTACAACAAGACTGCAAATGATCTAGCAGGAGAGATGCGGACAAATATTCCAGCTTTCAAAGGAAACAGGTCAAACCTGGAGAAACACATTCTGAAAGCACTCGCAGAGGAGGAGGACTTTGCAAAGTTTATAAAGTACATACATTTTCCAAGGGACCACTTTGAAGATTTCATCAAAGCTGAAGTGAAATCTTATATAACAGGGCAGAACTCCTCAGCTCTTGCAATGATTAAAGAGAAAATCAAGCACAAGGGACAATGTGTCATCACAGCTGCTGAAACGGCAACAGCTAAAGTCATGAACAAAACAGGAGATGCCAATATGTGGCTGGAGATCTTCTCAGACTGTCTGAAAGACGAGCTTGAATACAGTAAAGATCATCTCACTGGCAACTGCTGTCAGGACATCACTGATTTTGAACTTCTAGTGGAGGTTGTGAAAAGAGAACTTCCTCCCATAATAGCAGAGTTGAACAGAGACTTAACAATGCCCTCTGATATTAAAATGGTAATGTTCAGGGAACCACCAGATGAGTTTTTGATTAAACATTTCTGCCAGTGCTGCTGGGTCCAGTGTCCCTTCTGTAAAGTTGTCTGTGTCAACACAATGGAAGACCATCTTGGGGATCATATTGCTCCCTTCCATCGTAACTGTGGGATGAGAGGGATGATTTACAAAGGAACAAATAATCTCTGCTTGTCATTCTGCACATCTTCAGTGGCAAGTGATGGTTACTTTTACCCAGATAGTCAAACAGAGGACACAGTTTTATGGAAGGAGTACAGAACAGCAGGTCCAGAGTTTGAGAACTGGTCCATCACGCCTGATCTCTCAGAGCTGCCATACTGGAAGTGGTTTGTGTGTCGATTCCAGGCTGATTTGGAAAAGTATTATAACAAAACGTTCAATGGTTGTGGTAAGATTCCAAATGAATGGAGAACCTACACAAAAGAGCAAGCTATAGAGAGCTTGGAGAAATATCTGTAA